One genomic segment of Styela clava chromosome 3, kaStyClav1.hap1.2, whole genome shotgun sequence includes these proteins:
- the LOC120343340 gene encoding uncharacterized protein LOC120343340 isoform X1: MDIVRAAGDTPLVSNRVSEKADLQNLNHRFASYIQSVRNAQERELQQRNLFAESRKQADIPDSIRLQYEQEIRELQAKLEEMSREKQELEMSRVKYETTTDEYENRIVSLNETVFAKQNELQRLHGALAAKDVELQEARADATQPRLALEGARMETDDLRKRLEESERRLLLEGNAKSDLQQRLSNIQNKMQQEVLLYQQEQTEMRNKLEKSHQLILQLEDKVRKAGQTDSSLADMMRKVREASEAELRRFMEETEAKYSLNIQEVKMRMDANVSNLTALVEENGNLRAQIDTQAADVRAMETKLSMLENQKISAENALENEKSLFQSHVRELERKLQETQDLLLVKIQELGIAQEANIPLKAEINALKTLIEEEERRLNTRFVSSPENMFMASLTNQQLSPSPAFVETLGGLPQKSPDYTSISRATTSPGGLSPNHLLGTSSSYHRETNASTSFPLSKRPSSGPSKTSSSKQEDILNIPRSAPTYIPTTSDRLLRGNSNEFESKVLTPLSESASSDLFDMRQGDDNNNIKRGPLVGMDELPPRPDNPTPTPLPSRPLSASNSRYISSAGQGKDYFDAMFSDIRKDTLYSRVTEEDTGPSTAHISSVHQDMINSTGSQPIAGSSNKIWYSGATTSATGNVKVLQVADDGSCVVVSNTSATQEENIGGFMLQQSVGGHPVAVFRFPPRTRLKPSTTTTVWSARALNGVHNPPFHYVWSQLDKWGTGPECTTILCKPNGQAIAWVTSATRTMKAHRGYKYAPNVSQQSEETQKLLEDIRVKNQQNDFDEDSEDEWKPDPVTLPSMYTSKPTLYRDTGYNPRPNPTIRKPRSSPGSRTSASMGLLPSRTGSAPLYLHQPRTSATQVSGNSSYIPPWSLYCQEEDDNTNYTEIKSAPLNRTTNNITQDCDRLQSAPAGIRGTYDEVPRKSPGQSARIHLPGTFWPPAEQHQKGMEWLRSQHNIDFLPPMPKAFPCVTPTYRTLNKSY, from the exons ATGGATATAGTTAGAGCCGCAGGAGACACTCCTTTGGTTTCCAACAGAGTCAGTGAGAAGGCGGACTTGCAAAACCTAAACCATCGATTTGCATCGTACATTCAGTCTGTTCGAAATGCTCAAGAACGTGAG CTTCAGCAACGAAATTTGTTTGCTGAAAGCAGAAAACAAGCTGATATCCCAGATTCAATTCGACTACAGTATGAACAAGAGATCAGGGAACTTCAGGCAAAGTTGGAAGAAATGTCTCGAGAAAAACAGGAGCTTGAAATGTCCAGAGTAAAATATGAAACTACAACTGATGAGTATGAAAATAG AATTGTCTCATTGAATGAAACTGTATTTGCGAAGCAAAATGAGCTTCAAAGGTTACATGGTGCATTAGCTGCAAAAGATGTTGAACTTCAAGAAGCAAGAGCTGATGCAACTCAGCCCAGACTTGCGTTAGAAGGTGCAAGAATGGAGACTGATGATCTCAGAAAAAGACTTGAAGAATCAGAAAGAAG ATTACTTTTGGAAGGAAATGCCAAGTCAGACTTACAACAACGGTTGTCAAATATACAGaacaaaatgcaacaagaaGTTCTTTTATATCAGCAA GAACAAACtgaaatgagaaataaattagaaaaatctcaTCAACTCATTCTTCAACTTGAAGATAAAGTTAGGAAAGCAGGACAAACAGATTCAAGTCTTGCTGATATGATGAGAAAAGTGAGAGAAGCCAGTGAAGCTGAACTAAGAAGATTCATGGAAGAAACTGAAGCAAAATATAGTCTTAAT ATACAAGAAGTTAAAATGCGGATGGATGCCAATGTCTCTAATTTGACTGCTCTTGTTGAAGAAAATGGAAATCTACGAGCACAAATCGATACACAGGCAGCAGATGTTCGAGCAATGGAAACAAAG TTGTCAATGcttgaaaatcaaaaaatctCAGCTGAAAATGCATTGGAAAATGAAAAATCCTTATTTCAATCACATGTTCGAGAGTTAGAAAGGAAGCTACAG GAAACCCAGGATCTCCTATTGGTTAAAATTCAGGAACTTGGTATTGCTCAGGAGGCAAATATTCCATTAAAAGCGGAAATCAATGCTTTGAAAACTTTGATTGAGGAAGAAGAAAGAAG gcTGAACACACGTTTTGTTTCATCGCCTGAAAATATGTTTATGGCATCACTCACTAATCAACAACTGTCACCCTCTCCTGCATTTGTGGAAACATTGGGTGGATTGCCACAAAAAAGTCCAGATTACACTAGCATATCAAGGGCAACCACCTCTCCAGGGGGCTTATCTCCGAATCACCTTTTGGGAACGAGCAGTAGTTATCACAGAGAAACAAATGCTTCAACTTCTTTTCCTTTAAGCAAACGTCCTTCATCAGGTCCAAGCAAAACAAGCTCTTCTAAGCAGGAAGATATATTAAATATACCTAGATCTGCTCCTACATATATACCAACGACTTCTGATAGATTATTAAGAGGAAATTCGAATGAATTCGAG AGCAAAGTTCTTACACCATTGTCTGAAAGTGCAAGTAGTGATTTGTTTGATATGCGGCAAGGAGATGACAACAATAACATCAAACGTGGTCCACTCGTTGGAATGGACGAGTTACCACCCAGACCAGATAACCCAACTCCAACACCATTACCCTCACGTCCATTAAGTGCATCTAACTCAAGATATATCTCATCTGCAG GCCAAGGAAAAGACTACTTCGATGCCATGTTCAGTGACATCAGAAAAGATACTTTGTATTCAAGAGTAACGGAAGAAGACACCGGTCCTTCCACTGCTCATATTTCTTCTGTTCATCAGGACATGATCAACTCAACTGGAAG CCAACCTATAGCTGGTTCCAGCAATAAAATATGGTATTCTGGAGCTACAACCAG TGCCACAGGAAATGTGAAAGTTCTACAAGTTGCAGATGATGGATCGTGTGTAGTTGTTAGCAACACATCTGCCACACAAGAAGAAAATATCGGTGGTTTTATGTTGCAACAATCTGTTGGAGGGCATCCTGTAGCTGTGTTTAGATTTCCTCCTAGAACCAGACTGAAGCCATCAACTACTACTACA GTTTGGAGTGCAAGAGCATTGAATGGGGTTCACAATCCACCATTCCATTATGTTTGGTCACAGCTTGATAAATGGGGAACGGGACCAGAATGTACAACAATTCTATGTAAACCAAATGGTCAGGCAATTGCATGGGTGACATCTGCTACA cgCACAATGAAGGCTCACAGAGGATACAAATATGCTCCGAATGTCAGTCAGCAATCTGAGGAAACACAAAAATTGTTAGAAGATATTCGAGTCAAG AAtcaacaaaatgattttgatgaagATTCAGAAGACGAATGGAAACCTGATCCAGTTACTTTACCATCAATGTACACATCGAAACCAACTTTATATAGAGATACTGGATATAACCCTAGGCCAAATCCAACCATAAGAAA ACCAAGGTCATCACCAGGATCACGAACATCTGCATCTATGGGTCTGTTGCCTTCACGTACTGGCAGTGCACCATTGTATCTACATCAACCAAGAACATCTGCAACACAAGTGAGTGGCAACAGTTCGTATATTCCTCCCTGGTCACTTTACTGCCAGGAAGAAGATGATAACACTAATTATACTGAAATTAAATCTGCCCCTTTGAATCGTACTACTAATAACATAACACAAGATTGTGATAGGCTTCAGTCTGCACCTGCTGGAATAAGAGGGACTTACGATGAAGTGCCTAGAAAATCCCCAGGGCAGAGTGCCCGCATTCATCTTCCAGGCACATTTTGGCCCCCTGCGGAACAACACCAAAAAGGCATGGAGTGGTTGAGGTCACAACATAACATTGATTTTCTACCACCCATGCCTAAGGCATTCCCTTGTGTTACGCCAACATACAGAACACTGAATAAGTCGTACTAA
- the LOC120343340 gene encoding uncharacterized protein LOC120343340 isoform X2, translating to MDIVRAAGDTPLVSNRVSEKADLQNLNHRFASYIQSVRNAQERELQQRNLFAESRKQADIPDSIRLQYEQEIRELQAKLEEMSREKQELEMSRVKYETTTDEYENRIVSLNETVFAKQNELQRLHGALAAKDVELQEARADATQPRLALEGARMETDDLRKRLEESERRLLLEGNAKSDLQQRLSNIQNKMQQEVLLYQQEQTEMRNKLEKSHQLILQLEDKVRKAGQTDSSLADMMRKVREASEAELRRFMEETEAKYSLNIQEVKMRMDANVSNLTALVEENGNLRAQIDTQAADVRAMETKLSMLENQKISAENALENEKSLFQSHVRELERKLQETQDLLLVKIQELGIAQEANIPLKAEINALKTLIEEEERRLNTRFVSSPENMFMASLTNQQLSPSPAFVETLGGLPQKSPDYTSISRATTSPGGLSPNHLLGTSSSYHRETNASTSFPLSKRPSSGPSKTSSSKQEDILNIPRSAPTYIPTTSDRLLRGNSNEFESKVLTPLSESASSDLFDMRQGDDNNNIKRGPLVGMDELPPRPDNPTPTPLPSRPLSASNSRYISSAGQGKDYFDAMFSDIRKDTLYSRVTEEDTGPSTAHISSVHQDMINSTGSATGNVKVLQVADDGSCVVVSNTSATQEENIGGFMLQQSVGGHPVAVFRFPPRTRLKPSTTTTVWSARALNGVHNPPFHYVWSQLDKWGTGPECTTILCKPNGQAIAWVTSATRTMKAHRGYKYAPNVSQQSEETQKLLEDIRVKNQQNDFDEDSEDEWKPDPVTLPSMYTSKPTLYRDTGYNPRPNPTIRKPRSSPGSRTSASMGLLPSRTGSAPLYLHQPRTSATQVSGNSSYIPPWSLYCQEEDDNTNYTEIKSAPLNRTTNNITQDCDRLQSAPAGIRGTYDEVPRKSPGQSARIHLPGTFWPPAEQHQKGMEWLRSQHNIDFLPPMPKAFPCVTPTYRTLNKSY from the exons ATGGATATAGTTAGAGCCGCAGGAGACACTCCTTTGGTTTCCAACAGAGTCAGTGAGAAGGCGGACTTGCAAAACCTAAACCATCGATTTGCATCGTACATTCAGTCTGTTCGAAATGCTCAAGAACGTGAG CTTCAGCAACGAAATTTGTTTGCTGAAAGCAGAAAACAAGCTGATATCCCAGATTCAATTCGACTACAGTATGAACAAGAGATCAGGGAACTTCAGGCAAAGTTGGAAGAAATGTCTCGAGAAAAACAGGAGCTTGAAATGTCCAGAGTAAAATATGAAACTACAACTGATGAGTATGAAAATAG AATTGTCTCATTGAATGAAACTGTATTTGCGAAGCAAAATGAGCTTCAAAGGTTACATGGTGCATTAGCTGCAAAAGATGTTGAACTTCAAGAAGCAAGAGCTGATGCAACTCAGCCCAGACTTGCGTTAGAAGGTGCAAGAATGGAGACTGATGATCTCAGAAAAAGACTTGAAGAATCAGAAAGAAG ATTACTTTTGGAAGGAAATGCCAAGTCAGACTTACAACAACGGTTGTCAAATATACAGaacaaaatgcaacaagaaGTTCTTTTATATCAGCAA GAACAAACtgaaatgagaaataaattagaaaaatctcaTCAACTCATTCTTCAACTTGAAGATAAAGTTAGGAAAGCAGGACAAACAGATTCAAGTCTTGCTGATATGATGAGAAAAGTGAGAGAAGCCAGTGAAGCTGAACTAAGAAGATTCATGGAAGAAACTGAAGCAAAATATAGTCTTAAT ATACAAGAAGTTAAAATGCGGATGGATGCCAATGTCTCTAATTTGACTGCTCTTGTTGAAGAAAATGGAAATCTACGAGCACAAATCGATACACAGGCAGCAGATGTTCGAGCAATGGAAACAAAG TTGTCAATGcttgaaaatcaaaaaatctCAGCTGAAAATGCATTGGAAAATGAAAAATCCTTATTTCAATCACATGTTCGAGAGTTAGAAAGGAAGCTACAG GAAACCCAGGATCTCCTATTGGTTAAAATTCAGGAACTTGGTATTGCTCAGGAGGCAAATATTCCATTAAAAGCGGAAATCAATGCTTTGAAAACTTTGATTGAGGAAGAAGAAAGAAG gcTGAACACACGTTTTGTTTCATCGCCTGAAAATATGTTTATGGCATCACTCACTAATCAACAACTGTCACCCTCTCCTGCATTTGTGGAAACATTGGGTGGATTGCCACAAAAAAGTCCAGATTACACTAGCATATCAAGGGCAACCACCTCTCCAGGGGGCTTATCTCCGAATCACCTTTTGGGAACGAGCAGTAGTTATCACAGAGAAACAAATGCTTCAACTTCTTTTCCTTTAAGCAAACGTCCTTCATCAGGTCCAAGCAAAACAAGCTCTTCTAAGCAGGAAGATATATTAAATATACCTAGATCTGCTCCTACATATATACCAACGACTTCTGATAGATTATTAAGAGGAAATTCGAATGAATTCGAG AGCAAAGTTCTTACACCATTGTCTGAAAGTGCAAGTAGTGATTTGTTTGATATGCGGCAAGGAGATGACAACAATAACATCAAACGTGGTCCACTCGTTGGAATGGACGAGTTACCACCCAGACCAGATAACCCAACTCCAACACCATTACCCTCACGTCCATTAAGTGCATCTAACTCAAGATATATCTCATCTGCAG GCCAAGGAAAAGACTACTTCGATGCCATGTTCAGTGACATCAGAAAAGATACTTTGTATTCAAGAGTAACGGAAGAAGACACCGGTCCTTCCACTGCTCATATTTCTTCTGTTCATCAGGACATGATCAACTCAACTGGAAG TGCCACAGGAAATGTGAAAGTTCTACAAGTTGCAGATGATGGATCGTGTGTAGTTGTTAGCAACACATCTGCCACACAAGAAGAAAATATCGGTGGTTTTATGTTGCAACAATCTGTTGGAGGGCATCCTGTAGCTGTGTTTAGATTTCCTCCTAGAACCAGACTGAAGCCATCAACTACTACTACA GTTTGGAGTGCAAGAGCATTGAATGGGGTTCACAATCCACCATTCCATTATGTTTGGTCACAGCTTGATAAATGGGGAACGGGACCAGAATGTACAACAATTCTATGTAAACCAAATGGTCAGGCAATTGCATGGGTGACATCTGCTACA cgCACAATGAAGGCTCACAGAGGATACAAATATGCTCCGAATGTCAGTCAGCAATCTGAGGAAACACAAAAATTGTTAGAAGATATTCGAGTCAAG AAtcaacaaaatgattttgatgaagATTCAGAAGACGAATGGAAACCTGATCCAGTTACTTTACCATCAATGTACACATCGAAACCAACTTTATATAGAGATACTGGATATAACCCTAGGCCAAATCCAACCATAAGAAA ACCAAGGTCATCACCAGGATCACGAACATCTGCATCTATGGGTCTGTTGCCTTCACGTACTGGCAGTGCACCATTGTATCTACATCAACCAAGAACATCTGCAACACAAGTGAGTGGCAACAGTTCGTATATTCCTCCCTGGTCACTTTACTGCCAGGAAGAAGATGATAACACTAATTATACTGAAATTAAATCTGCCCCTTTGAATCGTACTACTAATAACATAACACAAGATTGTGATAGGCTTCAGTCTGCACCTGCTGGAATAAGAGGGACTTACGATGAAGTGCCTAGAAAATCCCCAGGGCAGAGTGCCCGCATTCATCTTCCAGGCACATTTTGGCCCCCTGCGGAACAACACCAAAAAGGCATGGAGTGGTTGAGGTCACAACATAACATTGATTTTCTACCACCCATGCCTAAGGCATTCCCTTGTGTTACGCCAACATACAGAACACTGAATAAGTCGTACTAA
- the LOC120343340 gene encoding uncharacterized protein LOC120343340 isoform X3 codes for MDIVRAAGDTPLVSNRVSEKADLQNLNHRFASYIQSVRNAQERELQQRNLFAESRKQADIPDSIRLQYEQEIRELQAKLEEMSREKQELEMSRVKYETTTDEYENRIVSLNETVFAKQNELQRLHGALAAKDVELQEARADATQPRLALEGARMETDDLRKRLEESERRLLLEGNAKSDLQQRLSNIQNKMQQEVLLYQQEQTEMRNKLEKSHQLILQLEDKVRKAGQTDSSLADMMRKVREASEAELRRFMEETEAKYSLNIQEVKMRMDANVSNLTALVEENGNLRAQIDTQAADVRAMETKLSMLENQKISAENALENEKSLFQSHVRELERKLQETQDLLLVKIQELGIAQEANIPLKAEINALKTLIEEEERRLNTRFVSSPENMFMASLTNQQLSPSPAFVETLGGLPQKSPDYTSISRATTSPGGLSPNHLLGTSSSYHRETNASTSFPLSKRPSSGPSKTSSSKQEDILNIPRSAPTYIPTTSDRLLRGNSNEFESKVLTPLSESASSDLFDMRQGDDNNNIKRGPLVGMDELPPRPDNPTPTPLPSRPLSASNSRYISSAGQGKDYFDAMFSDIRKDTLYSRVTEEDTGPSTAHISSVHQDMINSTGSQPIAGSSNKIWYSGATTSATGNVKVLQVADDGSCVVVSNTSATQEENIGGFMLQQSVGGHPVAVFRFPPRTRLKPSTTTTVWSARALNGVHNPPFHYVWSQLDKWGTGPECTTILCKPNGQAIAWVTSATRTMKAHRGYKYAPNVSQQSEETQKLLEDIRVKNQQNDFDEDSEDEWKPDPVTLPSMYTSKPTLYRDTGYNPRPNPTIRKPRSSPGSRTSASMGLLPSRTGSAPLYLHQPRTSATQESKRQLSTANRDLIDLTTQRSLRSKYGFDFMAYPPKVTNYDGTTR; via the exons ATGGATATAGTTAGAGCCGCAGGAGACACTCCTTTGGTTTCCAACAGAGTCAGTGAGAAGGCGGACTTGCAAAACCTAAACCATCGATTTGCATCGTACATTCAGTCTGTTCGAAATGCTCAAGAACGTGAG CTTCAGCAACGAAATTTGTTTGCTGAAAGCAGAAAACAAGCTGATATCCCAGATTCAATTCGACTACAGTATGAACAAGAGATCAGGGAACTTCAGGCAAAGTTGGAAGAAATGTCTCGAGAAAAACAGGAGCTTGAAATGTCCAGAGTAAAATATGAAACTACAACTGATGAGTATGAAAATAG AATTGTCTCATTGAATGAAACTGTATTTGCGAAGCAAAATGAGCTTCAAAGGTTACATGGTGCATTAGCTGCAAAAGATGTTGAACTTCAAGAAGCAAGAGCTGATGCAACTCAGCCCAGACTTGCGTTAGAAGGTGCAAGAATGGAGACTGATGATCTCAGAAAAAGACTTGAAGAATCAGAAAGAAG ATTACTTTTGGAAGGAAATGCCAAGTCAGACTTACAACAACGGTTGTCAAATATACAGaacaaaatgcaacaagaaGTTCTTTTATATCAGCAA GAACAAACtgaaatgagaaataaattagaaaaatctcaTCAACTCATTCTTCAACTTGAAGATAAAGTTAGGAAAGCAGGACAAACAGATTCAAGTCTTGCTGATATGATGAGAAAAGTGAGAGAAGCCAGTGAAGCTGAACTAAGAAGATTCATGGAAGAAACTGAAGCAAAATATAGTCTTAAT ATACAAGAAGTTAAAATGCGGATGGATGCCAATGTCTCTAATTTGACTGCTCTTGTTGAAGAAAATGGAAATCTACGAGCACAAATCGATACACAGGCAGCAGATGTTCGAGCAATGGAAACAAAG TTGTCAATGcttgaaaatcaaaaaatctCAGCTGAAAATGCATTGGAAAATGAAAAATCCTTATTTCAATCACATGTTCGAGAGTTAGAAAGGAAGCTACAG GAAACCCAGGATCTCCTATTGGTTAAAATTCAGGAACTTGGTATTGCTCAGGAGGCAAATATTCCATTAAAAGCGGAAATCAATGCTTTGAAAACTTTGATTGAGGAAGAAGAAAGAAG gcTGAACACACGTTTTGTTTCATCGCCTGAAAATATGTTTATGGCATCACTCACTAATCAACAACTGTCACCCTCTCCTGCATTTGTGGAAACATTGGGTGGATTGCCACAAAAAAGTCCAGATTACACTAGCATATCAAGGGCAACCACCTCTCCAGGGGGCTTATCTCCGAATCACCTTTTGGGAACGAGCAGTAGTTATCACAGAGAAACAAATGCTTCAACTTCTTTTCCTTTAAGCAAACGTCCTTCATCAGGTCCAAGCAAAACAAGCTCTTCTAAGCAGGAAGATATATTAAATATACCTAGATCTGCTCCTACATATATACCAACGACTTCTGATAGATTATTAAGAGGAAATTCGAATGAATTCGAG AGCAAAGTTCTTACACCATTGTCTGAAAGTGCAAGTAGTGATTTGTTTGATATGCGGCAAGGAGATGACAACAATAACATCAAACGTGGTCCACTCGTTGGAATGGACGAGTTACCACCCAGACCAGATAACCCAACTCCAACACCATTACCCTCACGTCCATTAAGTGCATCTAACTCAAGATATATCTCATCTGCAG GCCAAGGAAAAGACTACTTCGATGCCATGTTCAGTGACATCAGAAAAGATACTTTGTATTCAAGAGTAACGGAAGAAGACACCGGTCCTTCCACTGCTCATATTTCTTCTGTTCATCAGGACATGATCAACTCAACTGGAAG CCAACCTATAGCTGGTTCCAGCAATAAAATATGGTATTCTGGAGCTACAACCAG TGCCACAGGAAATGTGAAAGTTCTACAAGTTGCAGATGATGGATCGTGTGTAGTTGTTAGCAACACATCTGCCACACAAGAAGAAAATATCGGTGGTTTTATGTTGCAACAATCTGTTGGAGGGCATCCTGTAGCTGTGTTTAGATTTCCTCCTAGAACCAGACTGAAGCCATCAACTACTACTACA GTTTGGAGTGCAAGAGCATTGAATGGGGTTCACAATCCACCATTCCATTATGTTTGGTCACAGCTTGATAAATGGGGAACGGGACCAGAATGTACAACAATTCTATGTAAACCAAATGGTCAGGCAATTGCATGGGTGACATCTGCTACA cgCACAATGAAGGCTCACAGAGGATACAAATATGCTCCGAATGTCAGTCAGCAATCTGAGGAAACACAAAAATTGTTAGAAGATATTCGAGTCAAG AAtcaacaaaatgattttgatgaagATTCAGAAGACGAATGGAAACCTGATCCAGTTACTTTACCATCAATGTACACATCGAAACCAACTTTATATAGAGATACTGGATATAACCCTAGGCCAAATCCAACCATAAGAAA ACCAAGGTCATCACCAGGATCACGAACATCTGCATCTATGGGTCTGTTGCCTTCACGTACTGGCAGTGCACCATTGTATCTACATCAACCAAGAACATCTGCAACACAA
- the LOC120343340 gene encoding uncharacterized protein LOC120343340 isoform X4 yields the protein MDIVRAAGDTPLVSNRVSEKADLQNLNHRFASYIQSVRNAQERELQQRNLFAESRKQADIPDSIRLQYEQEIRELQAKLEEMSREKQELEMSRVKYETTTDEYENRIVSLNETVFAKQNELQRLHGALAAKDVELQEARADATQPRLALEGARMETDDLRKRLEESERRLLLEGNAKSDLQQRLSNIQNKMQQEVLLYQQEQTEMRNKLEKSHQLILQLEDKVRKAGQTDSSLADMMRKVREASEAELRRFMEETEAKYSLNIQEVKMRMDANVSNLTALVEENGNLRAQIDTQAADVRAMETKLSMLENQKISAENALENEKSLFQSHVRELERKLQETQDLLLVKIQELGIAQEANIPLKAEINALKTLIEEEERRLNTRFVSSPENMFMASLTNQQLSPSPAFVETLGGLPQKSPDYTSISRATTSPGGLSPNHLLGTSSSYHRETNASTSFPLSKRPSSGPSKTSSSKQEDILNIPRSAPTYIPTTSDRLLRGNSNEFESKVLTPLSESASSDLFDMRQGDDNNNIKRGPLVGMDELPPRPDNPTPTPLPSRPLSASNSRYISSAGQGKDYFDAMFSDIRKDTLYSRVTEEDTGPSTAHISSVHQDMINSTGSQPIAGSSNKIWYSGATTSATGNVKVLQVADDGSCVVVSNTSATQEENIGGFMLQQSVGGHPVAVFRFPPRTRLKPSTTTTVWSARALNGVHNPPFHYVWSQLDKWGTGPECTTILCKPNGQAIAWVTSATDLHCLGSCEPENAVDR from the exons ATGGATATAGTTAGAGCCGCAGGAGACACTCCTTTGGTTTCCAACAGAGTCAGTGAGAAGGCGGACTTGCAAAACCTAAACCATCGATTTGCATCGTACATTCAGTCTGTTCGAAATGCTCAAGAACGTGAG CTTCAGCAACGAAATTTGTTTGCTGAAAGCAGAAAACAAGCTGATATCCCAGATTCAATTCGACTACAGTATGAACAAGAGATCAGGGAACTTCAGGCAAAGTTGGAAGAAATGTCTCGAGAAAAACAGGAGCTTGAAATGTCCAGAGTAAAATATGAAACTACAACTGATGAGTATGAAAATAG AATTGTCTCATTGAATGAAACTGTATTTGCGAAGCAAAATGAGCTTCAAAGGTTACATGGTGCATTAGCTGCAAAAGATGTTGAACTTCAAGAAGCAAGAGCTGATGCAACTCAGCCCAGACTTGCGTTAGAAGGTGCAAGAATGGAGACTGATGATCTCAGAAAAAGACTTGAAGAATCAGAAAGAAG ATTACTTTTGGAAGGAAATGCCAAGTCAGACTTACAACAACGGTTGTCAAATATACAGaacaaaatgcaacaagaaGTTCTTTTATATCAGCAA GAACAAACtgaaatgagaaataaattagaaaaatctcaTCAACTCATTCTTCAACTTGAAGATAAAGTTAGGAAAGCAGGACAAACAGATTCAAGTCTTGCTGATATGATGAGAAAAGTGAGAGAAGCCAGTGAAGCTGAACTAAGAAGATTCATGGAAGAAACTGAAGCAAAATATAGTCTTAAT ATACAAGAAGTTAAAATGCGGATGGATGCCAATGTCTCTAATTTGACTGCTCTTGTTGAAGAAAATGGAAATCTACGAGCACAAATCGATACACAGGCAGCAGATGTTCGAGCAATGGAAACAAAG TTGTCAATGcttgaaaatcaaaaaatctCAGCTGAAAATGCATTGGAAAATGAAAAATCCTTATTTCAATCACATGTTCGAGAGTTAGAAAGGAAGCTACAG GAAACCCAGGATCTCCTATTGGTTAAAATTCAGGAACTTGGTATTGCTCAGGAGGCAAATATTCCATTAAAAGCGGAAATCAATGCTTTGAAAACTTTGATTGAGGAAGAAGAAAGAAG gcTGAACACACGTTTTGTTTCATCGCCTGAAAATATGTTTATGGCATCACTCACTAATCAACAACTGTCACCCTCTCCTGCATTTGTGGAAACATTGGGTGGATTGCCACAAAAAAGTCCAGATTACACTAGCATATCAAGGGCAACCACCTCTCCAGGGGGCTTATCTCCGAATCACCTTTTGGGAACGAGCAGTAGTTATCACAGAGAAACAAATGCTTCAACTTCTTTTCCTTTAAGCAAACGTCCTTCATCAGGTCCAAGCAAAACAAGCTCTTCTAAGCAGGAAGATATATTAAATATACCTAGATCTGCTCCTACATATATACCAACGACTTCTGATAGATTATTAAGAGGAAATTCGAATGAATTCGAG AGCAAAGTTCTTACACCATTGTCTGAAAGTGCAAGTAGTGATTTGTTTGATATGCGGCAAGGAGATGACAACAATAACATCAAACGTGGTCCACTCGTTGGAATGGACGAGTTACCACCCAGACCAGATAACCCAACTCCAACACCATTACCCTCACGTCCATTAAGTGCATCTAACTCAAGATATATCTCATCTGCAG GCCAAGGAAAAGACTACTTCGATGCCATGTTCAGTGACATCAGAAAAGATACTTTGTATTCAAGAGTAACGGAAGAAGACACCGGTCCTTCCACTGCTCATATTTCTTCTGTTCATCAGGACATGATCAACTCAACTGGAAG CCAACCTATAGCTGGTTCCAGCAATAAAATATGGTATTCTGGAGCTACAACCAG TGCCACAGGAAATGTGAAAGTTCTACAAGTTGCAGATGATGGATCGTGTGTAGTTGTTAGCAACACATCTGCCACACAAGAAGAAAATATCGGTGGTTTTATGTTGCAACAATCTGTTGGAGGGCATCCTGTAGCTGTGTTTAGATTTCCTCCTAGAACCAGACTGAAGCCATCAACTACTACTACA GTTTGGAGTGCAAGAGCATTGAATGGGGTTCACAATCCACCATTCCATTATGTTTGGTCACAGCTTGATAAATGGGGAACGGGACCAGAATGTACAACAATTCTATGTAAACCAAATGGTCAGGCAATTGCATGGGTGACATCTGCTACA GATCTCCACTGCCTTGGATCATGTGAGCCAGAAAATGCAGTTGATAGATAA